A window of the Odocoileus virginianus isolate 20LAN1187 ecotype Illinois chromosome 20, Ovbor_1.2, whole genome shotgun sequence genome harbors these coding sequences:
- the AKT2 gene encoding RAC-beta serine/threonine-protein kinase, translating into MNEVSVIKEGWLHKRGEYIKTWRPRYFLLKSDGSFIGYKERPEAPDQTLPPLNNFSVAECQLMKTERPRPNTFVIRCLQWTTVIERTFHVDSPDERQEWMRAIQMVANSLKQRGPGEDPMDYKCGSPSDSSAAEEMEVAVSKARAKVTMNDFDYLKLLGKGTFGKVILVREKATGRYYAMKILRKEVIIAKDEVAHTVTESRVLQNTRHPFLTALKYAFQTHDRLCFVMEYANGGELFFHLSRERVFTEERARFYGAEIVSALEYLHSRDVVYRDIKLENLMLDKDGHIKITDFGLCKEGISDGATMKTFCGTPEYLAPEVLEDNDYGRAVDWWGLGVVMYEMMCGRLPFYNQDHERLFELILMEEIRFPRTLSPEAKSLLAGLLKKDPKQRLGGGPSDAKEVMEHRFFLTINWQDVVQKKLLPPFKPQVTSEVDTRYFDDEFTAQSITVTPPDRYDSLGSLELDQRTHFPQFSYSASIRE; encoded by the exons GTGAATATATCAAGACCTGGCGGCCCCGGTACTTCCTGCTGAAGAGCGACGGCTCCTTCATTGGCTACAAGGAGCGGCCTGAGGCCCCCGACCAGACCCTGCCCCCCTTAAACAACTTCTCTGTCGCAG AATGCCAGCTGATGAAGACCGAGAGACCTCGACCGAATACCTTCGTCATTCGCTGTCTGCAGTGGACCACAGTCATCGAGAGGACCTTCCATGTCGACTCCCCGGACGAGAGGCAA GAGTGGATGCGGGCCATCCAGATGGTTGCCAACAGCCTCAAGCAGCGGGGCCCGGgggaggaccccatggactacaagtGTGGCTCCCCCAGCGACTCTTCTGCGGCCGAGGAGATGGAGGTTGCAGTTAGCAAGGCACGGGCCAAGGTG ACCATGAATGACTTCGACTATCTCAAACTCCTGGGCAAGGGCACCTTTGGCAAGGTCATCCTGGTGCGGGAGAAGGCCACCGGCCGCTACTACGCCATGAAGATCCTGCGGAAGGAGGTGATCATCGCCAAG GATGAAGTCGCCCACACGGTCACCGAGAGCCGGGTCCTGCAGAACACCAGACACCCGTTCCTTACC GCGCTGAAGTACGCCTTCCAGACACACGATCGCCTGTGCTTCGTGATGGAGTACGCCAACGGTGGCGAG CTGTTCTTCCACCTGTCGCGGGAGCGTGTCTTCACAGAGGAGCGGGCCCGCTTTTATGGAGCGGAGATCGTCTCAGCCCTGGAGTACCTGCACTCTCGGGACGTGGTGTACCGCGACATCAAG CTGGAAAACCTCATGCTGGACAAGGACGGCCACATCAAGATCACCGACTTCGGCCTGTGCAAGGAGGGCATCAGCGACGGGGCCACCATGAAGACCTTCTGTGGGACCCCTGAGTACCTGGCGCCCGAG GTGCTGGAGGACAACGACTACGGCCGGGCAGTGGACTGGTGGGGGCTGGGCGTGGTCATGTACGAGATGATGTGTGGCCGCCTGCCCTTCTACAACCAGGATCACGAGCGCCTCTTCGAGCTCATCCTCATGGAGGAGATCCGCTTCCCGCGCACGCTCAGCCCTGAGGCCAAGTCCCTGCTTGCTGGGCTGCTTAAGAAGGACCCTAAGCAGAG GCTCGGCGGGGGGCCCAGCGATGCCAAGGAGGTCATGGAGCACAGGTTCTTCCTCACTATCAACTGGCAGGACGTGGTCCAGAAGAAG CTCCTGCCACCCTTCAAGCCTCAGGTCACGTCTGAGGTCGACACAAGGTACTTTGATGACGAGTTCACCGCCCAGTCCATCACAGTCACGCCCCCGGACCGCT ATGACAGCCTGGGCTCGCTGGAGCTGGACCAGCGGACGCACTTCCCCCAGTTCTCGTATTCGGCCAGCATCCGAGAGTGA